A single genomic interval of Geotrypetes seraphini chromosome 1, aGeoSer1.1, whole genome shotgun sequence harbors:
- the HTR1A gene encoding LOW QUALITY PROTEIN: 5-hydroxytryptamine receptor 1A (The sequence of the model RefSeq protein was modified relative to this genomic sequence to represent the inferred CDS: inserted 1 base in 1 codon) — MDIFNNTTSSEKEDQDDRYEMDLSYQVTTSLILGTLILCSIIGNACVIAAIALEKSLQNVANYLIGSLAVTDLMVSVLVLPXAALYQVLNKWTLGQVTCDIFNSLDVLCCTSSILHLCAIALDRYWAITDPIDYLNKRTPRRAAILISLTWMIGFLISIPPMLGWRTPEDRSDPDACRISKDHGYTIYSTFGAFYIPLILMLVLYGKIFKAARFRIRKTVKKAEKTKVTDTRLTVSPVNRQKKSNGEPSKNWKRSVEPKPSSCVNGAIRHEVDSAALEIIEVHSYHNSKLHMPLPNNFSSTPTGPCFESKNDKSTETKRKVALARERKTVKTLGIIMGTFIFCWLPFFIVALVLPFCEDSCYMPKWLGAVINWLGYSNSLLNPIIYAYFNKDFQSAFKKIIKCKFCRQ, encoded by the exons ATGGATATATTCAACAACACTACCTCTTCGGAGAAAGAGGATCAGGATGATAGATATGAAATGGACTTAAGTTATCAAGTGACCACTTCTCTGATTTTGGGGACTCTGATTTTGTGTTCCATCATTGGCAATGCCTGTGTAATTGCGGCCATAGCACTGGAAAAGTCTCTTCAGAACGTAGCCAACTATCTCATAGGCTCACTGGCTGTCACAGACTTAATGGTTTCGGTGCTGGTACTGC TGGCTGCTCTCTATCAAGTGTTGAACAAATGGACTCTGGGACAGGTAACCTGtgatatttttaattctttagatGTGTTGTGTTGTACCTCGTCTATCCTTCATTTGTGCGCCATTGCATTGGACAGATATTGGGCTATTACAGATCCCATAGACTATTTGAACAAGCGGACTCCTAGACGAGCTGCTATTCTCATTAGCCTAACGTGGATGATAGGATTTTTGATATCTATACCACCAATGTTGGGTTGGAGAACTCCTGAAGACAGGTCCGATCCAGACGCTTGCAGAATAAGTAAAGATCATGGTTATACCATCTACTCGACTTTTGGCGCCTTTTATATCCCTTTGATACTGATGTTAGTACTGTACGGTAAGATATTTAAAGCAGCCCGATTCAGGATCCGTAAAACCGTAAAGAAAGCCGAGAAAACGAAAGTGACAGATACTCGCTTAACGGTCTCTCCTGTCAACCGACAAAAGAAAAGCAATGGGGAGCCTAGCAAGAACTGGAAACGCAGTGTTGAGCCCAAACCCAGCAGCTGTGTTAACGGGGCAATAAGACACGAGGTGGATAGCGCCGCTCTGGAAATTATTGAGGTTCACTCCTATCATAATTCAAAACTCCACATGCCTCTGCCGAACAATTTCAGCAGCACGCCAACCGGTCCCTGCTTTGAAAGCAAGAACGACAAAAGCACAGAAACAAAACGAAAGGTGGCTTTAGCCAGGGAAAGAAAAACCGTGAAAACCTTGGGTATCATTATGGGCACTTTCATTTTCTGCTGGCTGCCGTTCTTTATCGTAGCTCTAGTATTACCATTTTGTGAAGATAGCTGCTATATGCCCAAATGGCTTGGTGCTGTCATAAACTGGCTTGGCTATTCTAACTCCTTACTTAATCCTATCATCTATGCCTATTTCAATAAAGATTTCCAAAGTGCTTTTAAGAAAATCATCAAGTGCAAATTCTGTAGGCAGTGA